The sequence AAGCAATTTTGTTCTCGAGCTAACTTTTGTATTTGTGCTTCCGATAGTTGAGctgttacaatattttataacatcaTCCGATACCTTTCCAcactatatttttaatcgtttGAAAACCTTATGAATATtaggaaagaattttttacaGCAAGTAATACGGACAAATTTAGTAATTAGGCAATCTTGATATTTGCTTATGATATTTACCAAAACCATATCGCTTTCACTAGCTAATATATTTTCCATGTTattgtgtatatgtataaatatttcttggaAATGTTTTagcaaattaatagaaaaaaaatcgAGTATGGAACATTTATACGTAATATACGTATAGGCATAAGAAATTTCTGTACATTGGAAGCGATTTATTAGTTGCAATCatacaacaaaaatattttatacgtatgAGATATATGTTGgaattgtaattaattacatttaaaaataagagttactattataatatttctactccttggaaaaatgtataaaaaggTATACAGGGTATAGCGTTAATTCGCgaatgtaatatttacttactaTTAGAATCTAAGGACACAAGTTTCACGCACTCTTCGGGCTTCAAATTTGACGCTAACAGCTGCAATTCTGGCACATCAACCTCGGTAATGATCTTTGCGAAGTAAAAAACAATACATTGTAGTTTTTGACAATCTCAACTGTGTTTGTACATCGTCCTGTATCATAATTGAAGAGTGGGAGTAAAAAAGGGTGTAAGTGccatttgaaaaaaaattttttctctCCTTAAAAAGCTCAGTAAATATGAAGAGAAACGTTATCGCCATAATTCGTTTTTAGCATTTCGTATACGTTGCACGGTCGGTTTCTTAAATTAGATTGTAAGATGCCATGTGCCAACGAGCTGCTTCCTCGTGCTTGAACGTATAAGCATTGCGTCTTTAATTCCGAAAAgacgttattattattttcatcacTCGTCGCGGGTACTGGCGATCGTAGCCTTTTTAAGGGAGCTACACGATGGACTTACATTCCttcttaaaaaataaacttccttttgttgttaattaacagatgtttgaaatattaaaatagaaatatcgtGAAGTTATACAAAATAGAATAGTACATGTGATAAATAAGTTCTGTTATATTTTGTTAACAAGTAACATTTTGGCAAGCAAGACGTTGTTTTCCACAAAATTTTTGTTGTGGGACTTACGGCCTTATTGACTTTCACTCTTCGATCATTGTTTAAGACAAAATTGTCATATTGATTCGTTtaagaataattataacaGACAACGAACGATTTGCAGCATTTTAATTCTTTGATGAATATTTGGGAAAATGTTCTTCTTGGATTAACGGCGATAATGAGATCGAAAGACGATCAAATTGTATAATTCGATCCATCGTTTTAATTATGCTTTACGTAACAATTATTTTCACATCAACAAAACGAAgatatgaatttataaaattacaaagttattttttcatttcaattagaATTTTTGTTTGAGTTATAACATGTCTTATTTGAACAATTTACATGAAATATAACATACCTGGAGAAAGGAACAAGTAAGGTTGagcagaagaagaaacagTGCATCTTTCAATACGTTTCTTAAATTCATCGAGAGTTTCGACGAATTAACACGGTTTCGTTACATGCTTTACGTTAATTCATTACAGTCTCCGGAAAAGTAATATCGATTGTATGATTTTTATGTTCAAGTCAAATCTTCTCAATATTCTGTAATAAGTAGAATTGATTGGTTAAGATAGCAGAAGGTGTGAGAAATAGCATTATCAAAGAACGAGGCAACGCTGATGTAATAAAAGGGATGGAACCTTAGAAatgatatttcttttaacAGACTATTCAACATAACTGACAATTCTATTTAGTAAAAGAGTGGTGCAGAATTGTCCTTAGTTTATTAACTATACAAGAACAGCGACACGGAACAAACAGAATActctgaaatattttttacatccAACTTCATGTTTCAAGTTAATGTGTCTCACAAACGCTCATACGTGTGCCATGAATATAGTGTTTAACGTTGCacgattaaataatttgtCAAAGAGATCATCTTTCGAATTGATCCATTAAAACATTTGGAGCTGAAGAAAGATGCCATAGTCGCTTCGTAATCGATAGCATTGAAACGACTGTCGATTATGGATCtgtcgaaaaaaaaaagaaaaaaatattttctcgtcTGACAGCAAAATGTAATTCGCCGATTCATAGTGGATTTCACCTATGTTCATTTTACAATGAAACTTGTATGCTCGATTTACATTTTGATTGTGGTTTTAGCGGAGAATAAGGTGAGCATCTACGTAGAAGGAATTTGAAGGGTTTTGGAAGATTTAGTACAAATCAATATCTTATCTTATCATACAATGGAACGCGTTGACGATACACTGATAAAACAGTGTGAAGATAATCAAATGATTTTTCAACTGCACGATATCATGTTCGTGTCCTTTGAAAAATTTGCTTTTCTTAGAAGTCCAATATGTAATCTTCCCGATATTAGTTCTCTATTCTTATAAAAGCGTGCAAATCTTTTGGAAAAGAGAACAAATATATTAGCAAAATATTAATGCAAAATATTCGATAGTTTCCTTAGAAAGACTACTATAAAAATTACTTGCTTTTGAAATGctttatgtaataaatatccTTTAAAACGAGACGGTGTAAGATAGATAATATTGTTTTACAAGGACAAATTTTTGGTTCGATGTATCGCcaatataaaagaaaacgaGCTCGTCTACCTGTCACAGAAATTAAATCCCTTAGAATGTTTGCAACTTATACAAGCTATATACGAAATAACTCCAGTAAGAGCGGAACGTAACGTGAGAAAACACGAGATTCAACGTGAAGACTTAAGTCGCATGCCAATTACGTCGAAGGAATGTCTTCTTGACCTTGAACAATGGGACAATGTTTTTCCAAGTAAAACATAATAAATGGAATTAACTTAAATAATTAACCGATGAAGAATCTGTTATTAAACCGCTatttttatagtatattatttgttatgagCATATCGTATGAAACTGTTttattcaatatattttttatattaaagaaGCGCGGATATGATCCTCTCTGTttctatacaatataaatcaTATTTCTTTAAGTTTGATTACAttcgtgaaaaatataattaatcatCCCTCGTAGTACAATAACGAAGATtttagatatttaaatttgaataatgaatgatgaaacgataaataatttaaattacgaTATACGCATAATGTTAATACTTTGCTTAAATTTTAAGgaattcttaaaaataaagtttaaaaGGAAACGACATAGACAATGAAATTTTTCGTAGCAAATATGATACCTAATGGACGGGCAGCAATGGAAATGACGCTAAGATGGTTAGGACGACCCGATCTGGCTAAGTATGTGAGAGAAAATCCCAGATTGACTAAATCCCTGAACACAGGGGATTACGATACAGCAGATACGTTAGGATTTCTAGGACACAGATTGTCGCGAAGGCATACTTCGGAAACGGACAAAAATTTACGCAATCATgcaaagaggaagaaaaagaaaaagaaaaagagaaagaaaaagaaaaaacgcgTGCGTCATGCACATAAAGAATGCGATCGAAATACACAAAATAAAAGAGTTCAAAAGGGAATGGTAGCAGCAGCACATACTGCGCTGTAAGAATTTCCAATTTAATTGTCTTTCTTTAGAATGATTAaccatataataaaataattgccAACTATAATTCAGGAAACTACCTTACTTACTCAAGCCAACAAAATTAGTACAATCATTGGCAACAATTTTCTGTCGAGAACTTTTAATTAGTTTCTACTTTCAATCTATTATTTTGcagttaaatatatttcgaaCGTAATAAATGTTGTTCAAGCTTGTAATTTTCATTCCTTTTAGCGAGGAgaaccataaattaaaaaagaaagaaaatcatCGCTCAAGGAAGACTAATTCCATCGCGCACACATCGGTCTGGTGTTTACTTTTGTTCATTCTATTCTTTATTATCATTTGCCTTGTCGCTGTCTACATCTATTACAAGCGAAATGTTCCGAAGGCACGCGGTACGCGATTCAAGTAATTATCGTAGAGAAACCTAAGCGTAATCTGATCGTACATTTTTGTCAACGTAcatattttcctttattatcAGGTTGGTCATTTCCTGATCTAACTGCAACTGCAGCAATTTACTTTGTatgttcttttaatttcgatgTACAAAACTTGTTAATCATTCTTGTATCGATACAATAATCAATTGAAACgaattaattttagaaaaagcATACCTATCTATACCAATCTCATTAAAACATAGAGATAgttctataaaataaataatcctacATAATGCCAGAAATTGATTTAATGTGTGATATTCGGTTAATTTCAGTATGGTATTTTATCAATTCCTTTTATTTGTATATCCGGAATTCAGGTACATCTGGgacgaaaataaaaaggatAAGGATACTTTCACCGATTGCTTGGAATGGAACGACGAAGACGTATGTCCTTGTTCGGATATTGAGGAAGCTTGCACAGGAAAATGTGAAATATATGATCGAAATTATCAAACACATTACGTAGCGGATCATCGAATTTGTACC is a genomic window of Bombus huntii isolate Logan2020A chromosome 1, iyBomHunt1.1, whole genome shotgun sequence containing:
- the LOC126868325 gene encoding glutamic acid-rich protein-like, translated to MPITSKECLLDLEQWDNVFPTNMIPNGRAAMEMTLRWLGRPDLAKYVRENPRLTKSLNTGDYDTADTLGFLGHRLSRRHTSETDKNLRNHAKRKKKKKKKRKKKKKRVRHAHKECDRNTQNKRVQKGMVAAAHTALYIWDENKKDKDTFTDCLEWNDEDVCPCSDIEEACTGKCEIYDRNYQTHYVADHRICTDDSIKSVSCVHAPKKEEKKRQRFSFFQRSCQKKEKDQENRDRKKILENVAEKKCEKIPQIVQKDQCKCCRCTLNSKDRILREKREIRKWKARRKKEEKRRKKEESKRAKQLANVCFKETCK